From the Fibrobacter sp. UWR3 genome, one window contains:
- a CDS encoding mechanosensitive ion channel family protein: protein MNKVHDFATQVENLQMDSEFFHFGIVVLSIAIIFLAIYALVMPIMKRWSKKSPSALNKILVERHLASRLLQVIPATAFSAAVQNVLDPSTWLFEVSSRIANIWYTLLSFAIACSILDVIEHFNGINERTMKRPLHGIFQAIKVSLFCLAAIFIVSQLTDKSPVIIFSALGAMATVLMLIFKDSILGVVSGVQINLSDLLRKGDWIEIERHNADGTVMDITLTSVKVRNWDNTISVIPAYDLITNSFRNWRGMQDSGVRRIKRAMYIDQKTVRFLTPDEIASLSKIKILAPYLEAKIHEIVGEESKAGLLGIAQGSGSPDMLNARHLTNIGTFRAYCTAYLRSRKTVAQDMTLMTRLLEPTPLGLPLEVYAFANTTVWEDFEGIQADILDHLIAAMPEFGLELYQRQ from the coding sequence ATGAATAAAGTGCACGATTTTGCCACGCAGGTGGAAAACCTTCAGATGGACAGCGAGTTCTTCCATTTTGGAATCGTAGTCCTTTCGATTGCGATTATTTTCCTCGCGATTTATGCCCTCGTAATGCCGATAATGAAACGCTGGTCGAAAAAGAGTCCGAGCGCGTTGAACAAGATTCTTGTGGAACGCCATCTGGCTTCGCGCCTTTTGCAGGTTATCCCGGCGACGGCGTTCTCTGCCGCGGTCCAGAATGTTCTTGACCCGAGTACGTGGCTTTTCGAGGTGTCTTCGAGGATTGCGAACATCTGGTATACGCTGCTTTCGTTTGCGATTGCGTGCTCGATTCTTGACGTGATTGAGCATTTTAACGGCATAAACGAACGCACGATGAAGCGCCCTCTGCACGGTATATTCCAGGCGATAAAGGTCTCGCTGTTCTGCCTTGCCGCGATATTCATCGTGAGCCAGTTGACGGACAAGAGCCCGGTTATCATCTTCTCCGCTCTCGGTGCGATGGCGACCGTGCTGATGCTCATTTTCAAGGATTCTATTCTGGGTGTAGTTTCGGGAGTACAGATAAACTTGTCCGACCTGCTGCGAAAGGGCGACTGGATTGAAATTGAACGCCACAATGCCGACGGTACGGTCATGGACATTACGCTTACCTCGGTGAAGGTGCGCAACTGGGACAACACCATCTCGGTGATACCCGCATACGACCTCATTACGAATTCGTTCCGCAACTGGCGCGGGATGCAGGATTCCGGCGTGCGGCGCATCAAGCGTGCCATGTATATTGACCAGAAGACGGTCCGGTTCCTTACTCCGGACGAAATTGCTAGTTTATCTAAAATAAAGATTCTTGCTCCGTACCTGGAGGCTAAGATTCACGAGATTGTGGGCGAGGAGTCCAAGGCGGGCCTGTTGGGAATCGCACAGGGTTCTGGCAGCCCTGATATGCTCAATGCCCGACACCTCACGAATATCGGCACGTTCCGCGCCTACTGCACGGCATACCTGCGTTCACGTAAGACAGTCGCGCAGGACATGACGCTCATGACGCGCCTGCTGGAGCCGACCCCGTTGGGCCTCCCGCTGGAAGTTTATGCTTTCGCGAATACGACCGTGTGGGAAGATTTCGAAGGAATCCAGGCGGATATCCTGGACCACCTGATTGCAGCCATGCCGGAATTCGGGCTGGAACTCTACCAGCGCCAATAG
- a CDS encoding glycosyltransferase → MKILVAPLDWGLGHATRCVPVIREFLAQGAEVELAVVKANAGFFREVFPELRQRVAPGYNVVYPKYGFNMALWLLKNSAHLNAVMRYEHRYAEEMVERHGYDVLFSDNRFAFYSGKALSIYMTHQRRIAFPPALVALEGIGIRWHRARMRNFDEVWVPDVETAPGYAGALSHLPAHGQQVTGGGRDSRGERDSFGVGGAPAVRFVGPLSRFDTPCSGASRVAGSLNAGMYRVVAVISGVEPARTQFENRLRDILRDVPGEHLMILGKPQAPRRHWTEGNIEFVTHLPTGEFACAVRNADWVISRGGYSTVMDMAYLGAKCIFVPTPGQYEQVVLARDLATAGYAVNIPANRLSVESLLDAFKGNVALPRPQQAGVLENAVKDLFSRVGDKISRRR, encoded by the coding sequence GTGAAAATCCTGGTAGCCCCTCTTGATTGGGGCTTGGGGCATGCGACGCGTTGCGTGCCCGTTATCCGGGAGTTCCTGGCCCAGGGAGCCGAGGTGGAACTTGCCGTAGTGAAGGCGAATGCGGGATTCTTCCGCGAGGTATTCCCGGAACTACGCCAGCGGGTGGCGCCGGGCTACAACGTCGTGTACCCGAAATATGGCTTTAACATGGCGCTGTGGCTCCTGAAGAACAGCGCACACCTGAATGCGGTGATGCGTTACGAGCATCGCTATGCCGAAGAGATGGTGGAACGTCACGGCTACGACGTGCTATTTTCGGACAATCGCTTTGCTTTCTATTCCGGGAAGGCGCTCAGCATTTACATGACGCACCAGCGGCGGATTGCGTTCCCGCCCGCGCTTGTGGCGCTCGAGGGTATCGGCATTCGCTGGCACCGTGCCCGCATGAGGAATTTTGACGAGGTGTGGGTGCCCGATGTGGAAACTGCACCCGGATACGCGGGCGCGCTCTCGCACTTGCCGGCGCATGGCCAGCAGGTTACGGGCGGTGGCCGTGATTCGCGTGGCGAGCGGGACTCGTTCGGGGTGGGCGGTGCGCCTGCGGTCAGGTTCGTCGGGCCGCTCTCGCGATTTGACACGCCTTGTTCCGGCGCCTCTCGGGTCGCGGGCAGTTTAAATGCGGGCATGTATCGGGTCGTTGCCGTTATTTCGGGTGTCGAGCCTGCTCGCACGCAGTTCGAGAACCGCCTGCGCGATATTCTGCGCGATGTTCCGGGGGAACACTTGATGATTCTGGGCAAGCCGCAGGCCCCCCGCAGGCACTGGACCGAAGGGAATATCGAGTTCGTGACGCACCTGCCTACGGGTGAATTTGCCTGTGCGGTGAGGAATGCAGACTGGGTGATTAGCCGTGGTGGCTATAGCACCGTAATGGACATGGCCTACTTGGGCGCAAAGTGCATATTTGTCCCGACTCCGGGGCAGTACGAGCAGGTGGTACTCGCGCGCGACCTCGCCACTGCAGGCTATGCGGTCAATATTCCTGCGAATCGGCTTTCGGTAGAATCGCTTCTCGATGCCTTCAAGGGGAATGTCGCGCTCCCTCGGCCACAGCAGGCGGGCGTGCTCGAAAATGCGGTAAAGGACTTGTTTTCGCGCGTGGGCGATAAAATCTCGCGCAGGCGATAA
- a CDS encoding NPCBM/NEW2 domain-containing protein, which translates to MKKKEKTVTVEEKIEQKSVTTSLHEWVTSLSLGKPQAVMLATTVAVLVAAFLIFNNLSVSYARRWDIDWGYYAILSTFVLFIAGVVVNVPFIAKHIREFLPSGKAFCGLAILMIIFSVFVFGNISNTHRVLSDETSWESMGLQMYFQHTGGICNEGVWTDGVLDCKSEVNNFKGKALGFVYSLVFNFMEPTRDTALKVNYPFYLLSLLAFFLALSKWFRSDKLALAAVAFLGGMPIYLLQSRSASTEVLYICLLTFLMAWYAFVPANKVTWKHFLLTVPLLGFFAQTRQETVFAFIPFALYYYRYFLEKPYRLPAFVAAVIAVSWPSVNNMAAYRGYDFQGGEHAAHSFDNLWFNLKTNIQTMMNLDVDPAFGGIMVNPFYTTFTVILLVATVWLLLRMVVFRRYVRGFILGIFFCLQIFVIMFNVSGTFTIDINQRYVLVALPLFALLMALGLYDALLFAGSRLFKSKMQRDAVAGIVMGFACLLSLGLMFYHAPSYKSNMLYYKNKLLGEEDFLNTELAKLPENSIYIYARPWQMLAQGHSAFSERTFEGWSTDVFASWMQKSGGNIYLVRGQDGYGKVNRDSRVVGFKTTDQIDKILDSYKHERILVDAKRFGYPLVIYKIISKKGVSQYAQNFMVSDESEGIIVLNKRFPESIACDYSLNGEKQGEMLVTVPSDSLRMDSTKIHPGMNRAMFVCSMPDGDTSVVYRDFFRESENVVLLSSLKMGRFSQEWGDPQMNESVEHHTLTLDGEPFRYGIGSHANSSIDFTLPRGFDVLHAVIGLDDESACGDGVYFIVSGDGREILRSKRLYSMEKQAIDVDVKGVRQLNLSIDMAGEKNCDHGDWANAWLEAR; encoded by the coding sequence ATGAAAAAGAAAGAGAAAACTGTTACTGTAGAAGAAAAGATTGAACAGAAGTCGGTGACCACGTCCCTGCACGAGTGGGTAACGTCGCTCAGCCTGGGCAAGCCACAGGCGGTGATGCTTGCGACCACGGTCGCCGTGCTGGTCGCCGCGTTCCTCATATTCAACAACCTTTCCGTTTCGTACGCGCGCCGCTGGGATATCGACTGGGGCTACTATGCGATACTCTCGACGTTTGTGCTGTTCATTGCGGGCGTGGTGGTAAACGTACCGTTTATCGCGAAGCATATCCGGGAGTTCTTGCCGAGCGGTAAGGCCTTTTGCGGGCTTGCCATCCTGATGATTATTTTCTCGGTGTTCGTGTTCGGGAACATCAGCAATACGCACCGTGTACTGAGCGACGAGACCAGCTGGGAATCGATGGGCCTGCAGATGTACTTCCAGCATACGGGCGGCATCTGCAACGAGGGCGTTTGGACGGATGGAGTCCTTGATTGCAAGAGCGAGGTGAACAACTTCAAGGGCAAGGCACTCGGGTTCGTCTACTCGCTTGTGTTCAACTTCATGGAACCGACGCGCGATACTGCGCTCAAGGTGAACTATCCGTTCTACCTGTTGAGCCTGCTGGCGTTCTTCCTCGCGCTGTCGAAGTGGTTCAGGAGCGATAAACTGGCACTGGCTGCAGTCGCCTTCCTGGGAGGTATGCCCATATACCTGCTCCAGTCGCGCTCTGCATCTACGGAAGTGCTCTACATTTGCCTGCTGACCTTCCTTATGGCCTGGTATGCTTTTGTGCCTGCGAACAAGGTAACGTGGAAGCATTTCTTGCTGACGGTCCCGCTGCTCGGGTTCTTTGCGCAGACCCGCCAGGAGACGGTGTTCGCGTTCATTCCGTTCGCACTCTACTACTACCGCTACTTCCTCGAGAAGCCTTACCGCCTGCCGGCCTTTGTTGCCGCCGTGATTGCGGTGAGCTGGCCCAGCGTGAACAACATGGCGGCCTATCGCGGTTACGACTTCCAGGGCGGGGAACATGCGGCCCATTCCTTCGATAACCTGTGGTTCAACCTGAAGACGAATATCCAGACGATGATGAACCTCGATGTCGACCCGGCTTTCGGCGGCATCATGGTGAACCCGTTCTACACGACGTTCACGGTCATCTTGCTCGTGGCGACTGTATGGCTCCTGCTCCGCATGGTTGTATTCCGCCGTTACGTGCGCGGGTTTATCTTGGGCATTTTCTTCTGCCTCCAGATTTTCGTCATCATGTTCAACGTGTCGGGAACGTTCACGATTGATATCAACCAGCGCTACGTGCTGGTGGCGCTCCCGCTGTTTGCGCTCCTGATGGCGCTTGGCCTGTACGACGCGCTCCTCTTTGCGGGTTCGCGCCTCTTCAAGTCCAAGATGCAGCGCGATGCCGTCGCCGGAATCGTGATGGGTTTTGCCTGCCTCCTTTCGCTCGGGCTCATGTTCTACCATGCTCCCAGCTACAAGAGCAACATGCTCTACTACAAGAACAAGTTGCTGGGCGAAGAGGACTTCTTGAACACGGAACTCGCGAAGTTGCCCGAAAATTCAATCTACATCTATGCGAGGCCGTGGCAGATGCTTGCCCAGGGGCATAGCGCGTTTAGCGAACGCACTTTCGAGGGCTGGAGTACCGACGTGTTTGCCTCGTGGATGCAAAAGTCGGGCGGAAACATCTACCTGGTGCGCGGGCAGGATGGCTACGGCAAGGTAAACCGTGACAGCCGCGTGGTGGGCTTCAAGACGACCGACCAGATTGACAAGATTCTCGATAGCTACAAGCACGAGCGCATCTTGGTGGATGCGAAGCGCTTTGGCTATCCGCTGGTTATATACAAGATAATTTCGAAGAAGGGCGTTTCGCAGTACGCGCAGAACTTCATGGTCTCGGACGAGAGCGAGGGGATTATCGTGCTGAACAAGCGGTTCCCGGAATCGATTGCCTGCGACTACTCGCTCAATGGCGAAAAGCAGGGCGAGATGCTCGTGACGGTGCCTTCGGATTCGCTCCGTATGGATTCAACGAAGATTCACCCGGGTATGAACCGCGCGATGTTCGTGTGCTCGATGCCCGATGGCGATACGTCTGTGGTTTACCGCGACTTCTTCCGCGAGAGCGAGAACGTCGTGCTGCTTTCGAGCCTCAAGATGGGCCGTTTCTCGCAGGAGTGGGGCGACCCGCAGATGAACGAGTCGGTAGAACACCACACGCTTACGCTGGATGGCGAACCGTTCCGCTACGGTATCGGGAGCCATGCGAATTCGAGTATCGATTTCACGTTGCCCCGCGGGTTCGACGTGCTGCATGCGGTTATTGGGCTTGATGACGAAAGCGCCTGCGGTGACGGCGTGTACTTTATCGTGTCGGGCGACGGCCGCGAAATCTTGCGCTCCAAGAGGCTCTACTCGATGGAAAAGCAGGCGATTGACGTGGACGTGAAGGGCGTGCGTCAGCTGAACCTGAGCATCGACATGGCGGGCGAGAAGAACTGCGACCACGGCGACTGGGCGAACGCCTGGCTGGAGGCTAGGTGA